GCGTGGTATTCTCATTGAGCAATAGTCGTCGTGACCCGCCCCAATGACAATGCCACCATTGCATTCTGTGTCTCTTCCAACGATTGCAGAACTCGCATTACGTTTTGGGCAAGGTTCATAACTGTTTTTTCCATTTTCGGTAAGCGTTGTATCTCATCTCTAATTTCTCCAACTTCCTTTTCTAGAAAATCCACCcgaccttcattttttttctaagccATTTGGATTGATGCTTTGATACCAAGTTGATAGGTATCTAATGAAGAATTGTTATCGAATTTCAagatttacaagaaaaaaaagacccAACTAATACTCAAATGGCTATTCGAGAGGCTTTCACTCTCCTACCAAATTCACAGAATATCCAATGCTCACTAATTCCCtcatttttcctatttaaacCATCCCAGTCCGTATCCAGATTGTTACCTAACCTATACTAAGACTGTTACAAATAACTGCCAGGTGGCAGtacatttctctttttttttttctggtatACACATAATGTATAAGAGGCTATCAAATATCAAACTTTTGATCTGGGTAGCTCAACTATGATAAAATCTGAATCATTAGATATGGATACAAAATAATGAGATCGGGTATAAGATCTAAAACAACGAAACAACAACTACAAAGTAATGGATGCCCATGCAACACCCTTTGCTTAATGATACTTCTATAACATTCGCTGCAAGTGAGTACCCttaatttattgaagaaatgAATGATTATTCATTCAAGAGAAATAAGAACAACTAGATTAAGATCCTACGTCAtggtttaattataatatgCGTAAAGATTCGATGAGTTTAGAAGCGCTTTTGTATTAaatgaaagaacaaaagaaGGAAGAATGACCAAGTCATGACCCCAAAAAAGGGTTTTAGGTGAAGACCTATTGTAGGTTAAGATTTATCAATAGTTTCATCATGTCATAAAGAGAGCTCTTCAACCATACTTTTAAGCTTAATTTTGCAactgtgagtgtttagctaggttggcaattttGGACAAAATTCCTGTGTTCTCTAACTTGGTTTACCAATCCCTCTTTGaactacttgactttgaagattaagactttgctaagaggccgaGGTTTGTAGCCGAATGTGtggtgattgaatgtgaatcaaccctgtttttcatctttaaatgagTTAAGACAATTGGGAGAAATAGTTTTTGGTGCAAGGCTTTTATTCCCCTATTTCTGGATCAATCCAGGTGTAGGGGCAAATCAATCCAACTAACCTGATTCTAAAATCAATTTCCAGCCCTTGGATTAAGGGCTTCATTcccatttaaaatcaaatgttCACCCATTTCTAGGGATGGAGAGACTACAGCAGTCGTTCTTATTCTCCTCATTCCCTTTTCTCTTTAAGGTTGATTGCTCCAAGAAAATCTCATTCAAGTTTTCCaagaaatttttcttaaaatggattttttgaaaatgaacatGGGTTGATTTTTTAAACATTCATATCTCATTCTCCTGGTTttgtgcaaaaacccattttctttttgtgacaattcaagaagaggccaagattgagcttggtgcggactccaagtgtgcttcGGAAGATGAAGGTGAGAATCTGAAAGTGAAGGTACTAGTCCAGTGGTCCGGAAAGGATTGGTTAGCTTGAGCTAGGTACAACCTTgtactcagtttttattcttcatagtggagtttttcaaTCAATGGTAGGCTCGTGATTTTTGATCTCTTCAGagatttttcacataaatttgtgGTGTCATATtgtctttttttctcttcttagcATCAATTTGTTCAATTTCAGCAATTGATTAGAATTTTGATTGTCTACTACTCAATTGATTGATGAAGAGAAATGACTATGAATAATCTTTGAAGTTGTTTCTGATTGTTGATCATTGACATTTTGAGGTATATTGATCTtgcatttatcttaatttagtttaagttgATTTGAGCTTGGGAGTGTTGGATCATGTGCATGCGAATTGCATTTTCATATTGTTGGGGAGTGTTGTTACATTCATATATGCATGTGATTTATAATTTGTGTTTTTGAGAATGtgtaaagagaagaaaaatattcaaaaagttACAAAGTTTGCAAATTTGagttgagagttttttttaattggtcaaaacacctattcacctcCCTCTAGATGTATTCCActattgagattcaccttttcAGCAACCATTCAGGGCTGCCACTGCTTTGTATGTCTTGGGACTCATCCTTACACACTCtaaaggaagaagagaaatcGTTCCAGGCCCTCATTTTATTATCACGTTTCAGAGCTTCTAGAGCCCATCTCTTCGAAATTTGCAAAATATGATAATACCCAAGTTTTTATGTGTTCTTCAGAAAAATTGCACAAAGCTATTTGTGGAGATCATAGCATCCAACcctattttctatcaaaaggATTCTTCTGTACTTAAGCTCAAAGGCTTCAAGTCAGTTGGATTCAAATCAGTCCAACTTGGCTCCAGTGTGGACTTCATTGCTGAAAAATATAATTGGGATAGATTGCAAAGAGAATCAATTATTAACCCAAATCAACTACTCAAAAACCGTTGAAGTAAAAGGCAAATCCGTTTAATACTCAAAAGGCAGATCATCCTTGGAAACCTCATCTTTATTGAGTGTGAAATCAAAAGGTTTGAAAAGGTGACACAAAACAGAGTTAAGAATGGAGCAGGGCCTCCTCTATAGACATCATCAGATGGGGAAAACGAAACTATCTCCAGCTTCGCATAGGCATGAAGTCCAGGAGTGAAGTTTATGCAGGCTCAGGGTATGTCTCTAGGCCATAGCTGTGTCCCTTTACATGATGGAACACGAGTCAGGATGACTGTCGGTGTATTCGTGATAATAGGGTTCGATAGAGGGCATATACACATGCAATGATggctcatttttctttccttggttgtctttcttttcctctttcttctctCCCACAACGCTCACGCTCACCAGCTCTGCAAACCCCACTTTCTTCCTGAGCAAGGTGGTGAGAGCAACAGCATCAATTCCCTCCCCTGTTACCTCTATTTGATTCTTTTCTTGTCCTTGCAAAGCTGCTGATTCAACCCCTGCAACCCCCACTGCAACCTTCAAGGATTTGGAGCGCGACTTCTCCCCATTCATAGTGACCTTAATCACCACCTTTTTCTGCAACCAATTAAACAAACCAAGTTCACATTAGCATACTTCTCTcaccaataattttataaacttgACAAACTGCTGCTAAATCATATACATACCTTCATGGTCTCAGTCCCAGCCTTGGAATTGGCCTGTTTGGAGACACTTGTGATTGTGCATATGCAGCTGGGAAAGGTGCCCAAGCTTTGTGAGATGTGGTGACTCATTTATAGGACTCTTGGGATGATTACAGAGAAGTATCCCAATGGGACATTTGATGCAGTAAGAAACTGGTATTTTGCCACCGTCAAACAAATGGCAGCCACGTTTTAGTGCAATGTAAACTACGTCACAGCTTCCATGCGGTATCCCAGAAGGAGAAGGCTCTTGCAGTAGTTAGATTTGTTTTTAGCACAAGTCTTCCATGATAACCGTCTTTCCTGAAAAAATATACACCTAATGGCCATGTGCTTAGAGATTGGCCTACAAAGACATTATTCAGCCAAagtcattaattttattgttgaaaGAGGAACAGTAATTGTTCCAAAAATAATCACTTCTTCCCTTCCTATACCATCTcttcatttcaattttgattaagATTCTCCAAAGAATCTCTTGACTTGGATGGAACAAAATATATATCCAAGTTGACTAGCCAACTCTTGTATCAACCTCGCTCAAATTCCATTCTAGTATCAACAAGAGAGATACAGGATTACAGACAGGGAATCCGATGATGATTTATATTGAATTGAATGTaacaggaaaaaagaaaaagaaaattgcaaTCCTGGAAAAAACGTCGCAGTCATTGTGTTATTATGTATGTTTTAGTCCCCCTTTCGGCATACACAAAAAGAGAATATTGTCTGACTTCCTATAAGTTCTTCGAAGCAATTAAATTTACTCGGTTGTGGAGGGTATATCATCAACTCCTTGTTTTCATCAAAAGAAATTCATGCTTAAGCTTAAGGCTTCAACTCAGTTGGGTTCAAACTAGTGTAACTTTACTGGGGTCTGAACAGTTTACCTATGATGTCAGATGAACTAATCAAACCATTGAAGTTAAAGCCTGAAGTCTTATTGAATAGAGTACCCAGATGCACAGAAAGTTGACTGTACTTACAAATCTAATCTTTGTGACAAGAGAAGAGGTGGGGGAGcgaaaaaaaaatcacagaaaACAGAGTAGGCACTGCATATTTAACTTGCAGTTTTGATTTTAGTATTTTACAGAGCAAAGAAGGGAGTGAGCTGAGCCTCCTTTGAAGAAATCATCGAGTGGGGAAGGGGAATTATCTCCATCTGTATTCAACAGAGTGGCATAAAGACCTGCAGTGAGGTTTATGCAGTTGCAGGATATTAATCTCTTTACATGATGGAGCATGAGTCTGCGCGGTTGTAGACCGGGTAGATTGGGTAATGAGAAACAACAGACTCATAGGGATATGAATTCCAGGCATATAcgatctcatttttcttttcctctttcttctctGCAGAGCCCACGCTCAACAGCTCTGCATGGCCCACGTTCTTCCGGAGCAAGGAGGTGAGAACAGCAGCATCAATTCCGTCCCCTATTACCTCTACTTCATCCATCTCTTTACCTTTAAAAGCTACTGATTCAACCCCTGAAACAACTGCAATCTTCATGGCCTTGGAGCGTGACTTCTGCCCATTCATAGCCACCTTGATCACCACCTTTTGCTGCAACCAAGTAAACAAACCCACCCCATATCAGCATATAAATCTCCCTCaacaaaatatagttttataaaCTTGACAAAGTTGCAGCAAATCGTACCTTCATGGTCTTGATCTGATTCCGGTTCTGGGTCTGGGTCTTGGAGTCTGGGTGTTGGTGAGACTTGTGACTGTGAACCTGGGGAGAGCGCCGCTGTTATTTGTCGCTGGGAGAGATGCAGAAGACTTGAGAGACGGGTCATATATTTATAGGACTCATGTGGGCCGAGTCATAACCGCGTGTGGGATTAAAAGCTCGACTTAGTCTCCTGCAAGGACAAGGTTCTATACTATATTTGATTTAGCAATAAGCCCGCCCGCCCGCCCGCCCAGCCCCCCGTCATAGCCGTActagatttttcaaaaaataaactgaACTCAATccactcatttttttcttttaaggtttaaatattattaggtTTATCAGAGAAAAAACCAAAACTTCCAGTTTCTGGGTTATCAACTCTTTAAACCAATGAAAACCCTATGCGATGTGCTACTAGTCAACTACCAGTCAATAAGGTTGGCTCATCTCTAATGGGCCTACAAAGACGAGCAATCAAATTTGGAGATGGACAACTTATCAGCATACCTCGACATACaccaaatcatattaatatcaatacttaaagatgaaaatgatgacaTGGTTAACACTTGGACTATTCTATGCTATCTCAcgaattttcaatttcaacttGTATAGCAAGAGGAGGGCGGTGGCCCTTCTGCTTTAATCACCACTGAATCTCTTGacttgaaatgaaacaaatcaGCCCAGCCTTAATGGCTAGCTCTCCATGTATCAATctcatttaatttcattatttgtaAGTATTAGGAATAGCTTTGTCGGGTTGACGTGTTGACCCTGTTTATTGTATCAGATGATGTAGCATAATCACCTTTAAAATCAACgactacttttatttaaaagaaatctcTATCAGCCATTTCAATATCATAtcgaattttttatttgaatcccTGAAATATATGGTAAAATTTGAACCCACCCTTGAGAGAGGTCATAAGCACATGAGATCAAGGAATAAAGTAATAATACCTTTGCTTGTCAATATAAGATCATATAAGCATCATTTGGTGCAAGCAAAGAATGGTCATGCATTCAAGAGAAACGAGCGTCACAGGATTAAGACCCTATGTCATTGTTTAATATGGGTAAAGATTCAGAGGATTTAGAAGCACTTCTGTATTAAATGAAGTGCTTTGGCTTATTTCTGTGAATGGAAGAACAAAAGAAGGAAGGAAGAAAGACCAAGTCATGACCCCAAAACAGGGGTTTAGGTGAAGACCCTTGGGTTGGCGTATCGATAATTTCATGTCCTGAAAGGAGGTCGCCAAAGCATACTTTTCAGCTTTTCAAACCAGAAGAATAGTAAAGTGGGGTTACAGATGAATTGGAAGTGTGAAAGCAAGCAGTCTCCTTTCCTAATATATAATCGTTGACCATAAATGAGGACGCGGTTTGGCCACGACTTCTTAAGTTCAAAACTTGGCCTTATAGACAATTGGAGCCTCTTCCTTCCATGCGTCTCATCAGGCACGGGCCATCTGATTTCAAGCTCTTGTAAGAGTCAAATATAGAAGCTTCTTCCAAGAAAAGAACAAGGGGGAGTTTGGTAGACCGGATAATCGTGGTGGAAAATtctcctttcattttctttttttttttccttttttgggttCTTAAAACAAGAACAGGAAAGAAAGGGAGGTCACCCCCCTAATGCCCATGTGGCTGTGGCACTCATGGAGTCATGGtaaaatatatcaaaactaAATTGGGAAAATATCTTTAGAAAAGTATGATGTTAAACTAAAAATTGAAactatcttttgaaaaaataaatcttcaacttttaaaatttatgttgcCTTTTTAATAGATAATTTTGTATAATATAACTATAATGaagttatttattgaaaaaaccAATTTCTTATTGACTCCGATACATCccaagttaattttaaaaatatttattaaaaaaaatcattaaaaaaatttaaaagtaaaaaaaaaaaaaaaaaaaggtccaaTTTAGGATTGTGGGCTGGTTCACACTTGATTGATAGGTTTGGGAAATTAAGCTTGCATTGCTGTCTCCAAATGATTACTAAcattaattttcaaagaatattgaTGAAGGAAAGTGTTCCAGAATTTGGTGCAAACTGAGACAAATAAAGAGTACAAGAGACCAAAAGGGGGTACTTCAATCTATGGGAAAATGAATCACAATGGAAACCGGAGAAAACCAGGAAGGAGAATAGCCCAATTAATACACCTTCATCATGGGCTGAAGGCTACCTGATGAACTCAGAATGGGAATTGAGCTGGTGAGTAGGGTGAGCTATCACTGCCTTGCAAGTGAGCAGAGCCTGAGAAAAGTCCAAACGAGGAGAGAGCTAAGCAAGAATATATATCTACATATAATCAGTCCTGAATGCGAATGTTCAATCTCCTCAGCCAGATGGAGTGAATGGTCATGTGGAAAACGTCAAATCTCTGTGGAGCTGCATTCACCATAAAATGCCTTTGGACCTGCTTCACCCTCCTGTACATTCTCAGGTACTGAGTTTGGGATATGCCCATCAGTATCCTCTTGATATTGGCTATGTCTCTCACCTGCACTTGCACTGCAAATGACTTCCAGTTGAGAACATCATTGAAGGGGGGTACATAGTTGTCTGAGATCAATACTGGTACGCACTCAGCATATATAGCTTCCACAACTCTCGGGCTCGCCACTTCATAGCCACTGGGGCACAGGCAAAACCTGCTCTTCTTCAACATTGAGTCATAAGATACACCATTAGGAAGCTGGTCATACACTTGCAAGTCTTTGTCTTTGTCCTTCCACTGCTCCAGAAGCAGGTACCTGATGTGTCCGTGTAAGCGGCCTGCGAAGAAGCCGAGAATGGGGCGGCGAGATGGGGAGAGACCGCCAAGAGGCCCACTCATTTCTCCAGTCCTAAGATGGATTTCTGGAAATGACACATCTTTAGAGGGATTGAATCCTTCAGAAGTATTAGCATTGCACAGCACTCTGATGGAGTTGTTGTATAGATATGGAACAGAGGTCGATGCCCGCGGTCCCTGGATAGAATTGGAATTCTAGTTGAGCATTTATGCCTcgagaaacaaagaaaatttaagaagCGTACATAATTTGAAAACTTACCCAATCATGGCAAGAGAGCATGAAATGATCAGCACCAAGGCTTCGATTCCAGAAGGGGTGGTTGTGGGATATGAGGTTGATGTAGTCAATGACTGTATTCTCAATGGCATGTATTTCATGGGAGTCCGGCACATACAGGTACTGAACCATCATCACCACGCTGAATGGAAGAAAGTAGAGGAGGGCTTGGTCCGGGTCTGTGGTTCGATAAACGCTTCCCTTTTCCATTTCATGGATGAATCTTCCCTCTGTAGAGTAAATGCTCTTGCATGGACCATTGTGAAACATCGGAGGTTCTCCTTCTTCATATACATATATCTTAAACAGCTTCTCCATTTCAAGATAACTCCTACAATATGTAAATGAAATCAGTACTGTATATCACATCAGAACAAACGTACATAATATAATTCTAAGggaaattttgaattgaattcGTACCTGTGAAAGGCGTTTGCATTCCTGTAAATGGGACCTTGTGGAACATAATCAGGGTCTTCATGTGTTGATTTCAGACTCCCATTTCTAGCAGCTTCTCTTATGGAAGACCGGGCTCTAGCCAAACCTGCCTCAAGTCTCTCTAATTTGCTGTATCTCTTATCTTTCCATGTCTCTTGCTTTTTCTCCTAAGAGTCCACATCATAAAGAAGTCAATATATACAAAGTTCCCCATAGCTAAACGATTAAAAAGGCAACCATCATTGACTAAAGAAGTAAACAAATTCTCACCAATGGAGGTTGAAAATACCGTCCTCCCGCGATGTGCACGTCGGGCAATGAAGCATTGAATGAGGAAGAAGCAGATGAACTTAATGCTGTGGACGGAGGAGGGTTAATCTCTTCCGGGttccatgaaaaagaaaatgaaaaccacGAAGAATTCAAGGCACGGGGAATACTAGAAACAATCACCAATGTTGAGATCAGAATAAGTAAAGGAATCAGagataaaagaataagaattaATGGTTTGTTAGAACCCATCTGCATCTTCTCACCATCACAAACCAACCCCCTTCCTACAGTGCAGATTAGACTAGAGAAGGTGTAGGAATAGTGAGTGGGTATATCGTGGATTCATTTCTTCAAAGTAAGTTATTCCTTGCTGCAAGTCAGTATTATTCTGATAAAACATACAATATTCTATAGCAAGAGGCTACTTGGGTGGCTGACTTTTTCATGtaatatattcatataataCACTTCCTTTAAAATGAAGTCTCCCAACAGCCTAAGCTTCATGAGTCATTGCTTTATGGGGAGTGAGAGAAAACACGGAAAACTATTCAAATCAGTAGGaatgaagaaacatatgaaGCTAATCCCAATGAATCGCTACAAACTACAAAGCAATGCATTTGCATTTTGCAACTCAGCAATATGAGAAATTCAAATGCACTTGTGGGGGATCGGGGAGATGCCTCGATCGGTTTATTTCCAATGCCCAAAAAAATGGGGCTTGCTTCACGTTCACGCAAAGCCTTGaattgagtatttttttttttattggccaTTAATCTATGCTTTCATGATTAAAACAGAGGTTGTACTTGGGAAGGTAGGCATCAAATCCATTCAGAGATACCAATTTACAGGCTTACATTGTAATTCAAAGGTCCTTCAATAGTATTCATGGCCTTGGAAAACAAAGGAGTGTactatattaattaaataaaagcaaaCCAAGTACATACGATGtgtataaaagaagaaaaacaaagaaccaACATATTAATGATGAAGTTACTTTAGATCTGATCATCAAGAGATtgatattagaaaatttttggtTGCTTCAAAATCCGTAAAGATCACGAAGTTTATGGGCATCTTCACCTGGAAAATACAGTCAAAATAACCAAAACAGCTCCATTTTTGCATCACAAATAGCTCTTTGCAGTGCATTTTGGCAAGCAATTATGAGCCTATGAACTGGTTTTAATCTTACTTTATGTTAGTGACACTGTCCATATTTTATGTTCTCTGTGTATCATCTGCCCCTGCAATATATATACTAGATCAGTCATGCGATTCTAAATGGCTACATTCAATCTTCTAAGCCAAATTGAGTGAATTATCATATGGAAGACGTCAAATCTCTTGGGAGGATTGTTCACCACAAAGTGCTGTTGCACCTGCTTCACTCTCTCCTGCATTCTTACATATCGATCTTGAGGTATTCCAAGTAAGATTTTCTTGAGGTTTGGTATTTCATTCACCGAAACTTGAATCGAGAACGATCCCCAATCAAGAACATCGCTGAAAGGAAGGACATAATGCTGTGAAATCAACACCGGAACACACTCTGCATAAATAGCCTCCACAATTCTCGGGCTTGCAACTTCATGCCCACTTGGGCAAATGCAGTACTTGCTCTTCTTCATCAAGTCAGGATAAGAAAGCCCCTCTGGGAGAGTTTCATAAACTTGTACCTGTTCATCTTTTTCCTTCCAATGCTGCAGAAGTGCAGGCCTAATACGGCCATGTAATCCACCTGCAAAGAACGCTAGAATGGTTCTCTTAGATGGGGGCAAACCACCAGTAAGGCCTATGGTTTCCCCAGCTATCAGATTGATTTCAGGAATTGATGCATCTTTCCTTGGATTAAAGCGCTCAGACGTGTTGGCGTTGCATAATAATCGGATGGAATTGTAGTATAGCTGAGGGACATACCAGGTTGCCCGAGGCCCCTAaattcccaaaaattttaaCCATATGAGACTAAGGAGAGTAAGGAGAATGTTAGTGAACAATATTCTAACTTACCCAATCATGGCAGGAGAGCATGAAATGATCAGCTCCAAGGCTTCTGTTCCAGTATCGATACTTTTGCGATATAACCTTAACATAATCAGATACAACATGCTTCATGACATATTTGTCGCGAATGATTGGGTCGAATAGGTGGTGAATGATCATGACAACACTGAAGGGAAGGAAATAAACGTGGGCTTCATCAGGGTCCTGGGTCCTGAAGTGAGTGTCTCTTTCCATTAAGCTGAAGAACACTCCTTCTATGGAGTATATGCTCTTACAAGGACCATTGTGAAATAGCGGCGGCTCTCCCTCTTTATAGATGAAGATCTTAAATAGTTTTTCCATTAACAGGTAACTCCTACACAATTGAAACCAATAGGAGTAAAATTAAAAGTCAGAATACCAGATTGAAAGAGAGTCATGGAGATGGTAATCCTTCATCCTAAAAGATCTGTAATTACAGTAGCTTTTGGCACCCTTTAAATACATCACAATTCTAGATTGCCATAAGGCCAGGGAACAGGAAAGTGATTATAAAAAGAGTTCTTCTCTTGGTAGCAATGATGGAGAACAATATTTCAAACACTCAAAGCTTGTTtggaaatataattttgttttttaaaactattctcaaaagatgttttttgagaactattttaaaGAAATGTCACCTTCAATTTTGTAAAGAAGAGAGTAAAAAAGATATGAATGGCTGGATACAAGGACTGGAACTTAAGAAAGTACCATTTTTCCTTGAAAATCTGCATTGCAATCTTCTTGGAAACTGGGGTTTGAGAGTATCTTATTACTCCATTTCTTTCGATTAATTGACTAGGAACTATGAATTGAAATAGTTTATTCTCGATTTGGAGAATTGATAAGAGGGGTGATCAATACAAGGACATAAAAGATCAGATGTGTACCGATGGAAGGCAGTAGCATTCCTGTAAATGTCGCCTTGTGGAACATAATCTGCACCCACAGGGGCTGAAATACTGCTCCAGTTTGTGGTACCTTCTCTTATCAAAGCTCTTGCTCTTGCAAGACCAGCTTCAACCCTCTCCAATTCTGCATCTCTTCGCCTAAGCCTTTCCCTTACAGATTTCTCATTCAAACCATTTCCCGGATTCATAAATTCCTTCTGCCTCATTGCATCCTGAAAAAAAGCCCCTTAGATTAGAGGTAATGAATCATCAAATACAGAAAGTAGAACATAAATGACAATGAGGGGAACAGAACTGTGTGATTGGAAATCCACGGAGAAGGAAAGGATGATGAAGTTCTAACACTAGTCGTCCATGGCCATGGAGGAGACCCCTTCAAGCCCCTTGTTAGAACTAGTGCAGAGACAAGAGCTAAAGAAGCTCCCAAAAAGAGAAGCACATATAAGTTCCTTGTATGAAATTGCCTCATCTCTCTCCCTGATCTTGCAAAGCAATCAAATGTctttgatttccaagaaaaGTCATAGCCCAGTCTGATTAAATGGCATGGTAATGAAAGAATGatactgaaaaaaaaatcaaatgaaatcaaACCAAAGGCAATTCATATCTAATCAAAACCCTCTCTTCTCTTCTAAATGAGGATGCCGCCAACAGTGGAAAAGAACACCCAAATGCAACCAAGGGTCTCTACTTCTACCCCCAAATGagtattttgcatgaattgcaACCAACTCTGATCATAGACTAGTGGGTTCTGCAAAGCACCCAAACCCAAGTTGAGTTTGACTAAGGCTTCAAACTTGGTACGTTTTTTTTCTGCCAAACAAAGTGGTGCCAGTTTCAGAAAAAAACCAATTTCATTTGTTGAGTTCTCCAATGATGATTCCATAATTGGGgtgtaggaaaaagaaaattaggatgTATATAACTAGTATTTTGTCctgattttctattttcttcttctttttctgtgTGCTTAAAAATGGTATGCTCGTTTATGATGAAGGCCTCACATCATTCAGATGGAAACAACAGCTGGCATAATAAAACTCTTGTAATTCGGCAGTAATTGAGTATTTATGCTAAATTTTCTCATGGGATTTACCATTTGAAATCAAGGGTATACTGGTGAGGGGTGACTGCTAACTGAATTCAGTCATTTTCACAAtatcatctttctttttctcttaagAAAGAAcagtcattattgatggaaacattttgtatttttcttctttttgtcattCAAAGATTTAAAACACTGTGATGAGAACTTT
The window above is part of the Vitis riparia cultivar Riparia Gloire de Montpellier isolate 1030 chromosome 12, EGFV_Vit.rip_1.0, whole genome shotgun sequence genome. Proteins encoded here:
- the LOC117926172 gene encoding heavy metal-associated isoprenylated plant protein 16, producing the protein MSHHISQSLGTFPSCICTITSVSKQANSKAGTETMKKKVVIKVTMNGEKSRSKSLKVAVGVAGVESAALQGQEKNQIEVTGEGIDAVALTTLLRKKVGFAELVSVSVVGEKKEEKKDNQGKKNEPSLHVYMPSIEPYYHEYTDSHPDSCSIM
- the LOC117926173 gene encoding disease resistance protein Pik-1-like, with the translated sequence MKQKVVIKVAMNGQKSRSKAMKIAVVSGVESVAFKGKEMDEVEVIGDGIDAAVLTSLLRKNVGHAELLSVGSAEKKEEKKNEIVYAWNSYPYESVVSHYPIYPVYNRADSCSIM
- the LOC117927074 gene encoding probable glycosyltransferase At5g03795, giving the protein MQMGSNKPLILILLSLIPLLILISTLVIVSSIPRALNSSWFSFSFSWNPEEINPPPSTALSSSASSSFNASLPDVHIAGGRYFQPPLEKKQETWKDKRYSKLERLEAGLARARSSIREAARNGSLKSTHEDPDYVPQGPIYRNANAFHRSYLEMEKLFKIYVYEEGEPPMFHNGPCKSIYSTEGRFIHEMEKGSVYRTTDPDQALLYFLPFSVVMMVQYLYVPDSHEIHAIENTVIDYINLISHNHPFWNRSLGADHFMLSCHDWGPRASTSVPYLYNNSIRVLCNANTSEGFNPSKDVSFPEIHLRTGEMSGPLGGLSPSRRPILGFFAGRLHGHIRYLLLEQWKDKDKDLQVYDQLPNGVSYDSMLKKSRFCLCPSGYEVASPRVVEAIYAECVPVLISDNYVPPFNDVLNWKSFAVQVQVRDIANIKRILMGISQTQYLRMYRRVKQVQRHFMVNAAPQRFDVFHMTIHSIWLRRLNIRIQD
- the LOC117925982 gene encoding probable glycosyltransferase At3g07620, with product MRQKEFMNPGNGLNEKSVRERLRRRDAELERVEAGLARARALIREGTTNWSSISAPVGADYVPQGDIYRNATAFHRSYLLMEKLFKIFIYKEGEPPLFHNGPCKSIYSIEGVFFSLMERDTHFRTQDPDEAHVYFLPFSVVMIIHHLFDPIIRDKYVMKHVVSDYVKVISQKYRYWNRSLGADHFMLSCHDWGPRATWYVPQLYYNSIRLLCNANTSERFNPRKDASIPEINLIAGETIGLTGGLPPSKRTILAFFAGGLHGRIRPALLQHWKEKDEQVQVYETLPEGLSYPDLMKKSKYCICPSGHEVASPRIVEAIYAECVPVLISQHYVLPFSDVLDWGSFSIQVSVNEIPNLKKILLGIPQDRYVRMQERVKQVQQHFVVNNPPKRFDVFHMIIHSIWLRRLNVAI